The Clostridium chauvoei genome has a window encoding:
- a CDS encoding HelD family protein translates to MDRIEFLKEEQNLEETLEALNTEILNYVEKRKAIVDYILDYRKKFLEEYKDDEDKLIEYFDHERYVKEESYKTIDRRLGEFTKLKESPYFGKVSFIDDGISEISYIGRYGLTPEGSYEPKIVDWRAPVASLFYKGMTGKTSYKAPSGEVPVDIINRRQLMVKKAKLQGFFDSDMNVQDEILQMVLSSNSGEKLRDIVMTIQKEQDEIIRAERNKVVVVNGVAGSGKTTIALHRIAYLLYNYREQLTDKVLILGPNDIFMDYISEVLPTLGETAVINETFLSFAYKEIDLKEPVVGLTAYLEEVLKNNKEAIEEIRYKSSKEFIEFLDFNIGIFENEYFKPEAIKFENEEIVGLEEIDELFNKHYKYMPLFRRGQKIKRILISKIKDKRDERVREINKATKEKLASLTPEELLIEENNIEFQRRIAVREVVREVMNARARLEAWIDNDSVVDIYKELNCKDVLSYLDLPGILYLMIKLDGKKVKNEIKHIVIDEAQDYNYLQFLVLKELTGCRSYTVVGDTNQRLVKAEEVPAMLRLKEFFGGFVNLFELNKSYRSTFQIMEYANKILDENAIVPFVRKGEFDVLETSVPASDKEGLIEVILNLLEDYQEENFENIAVITKDKNELNKIAPELKSRINILAFDTEDVIYRGGKVLIPSYFAKGLEFDGVIVVDFDDNTDDLIKYIMCTRALHRLSVVKVESK, encoded by the coding sequence TTGGATAGAATAGAATTTTTAAAAGAAGAACAAAACCTAGAGGAAACTTTAGAAGCTTTAAATACAGAGATATTAAATTATGTTGAAAAGAGAAAAGCTATAGTAGATTATATTCTTGATTACAGAAAGAAATTTCTTGAAGAATATAAAGATGATGAAGATAAATTAATAGAATACTTTGACCATGAAAGATATGTTAAAGAGGAATCATATAAAACTATAGATAGAAGACTTGGTGAATTTACAAAGCTTAAAGAATCGCCATACTTTGGAAAGGTATCTTTTATAGATGATGGTATTAGTGAAATATCTTATATAGGAAGATATGGATTAACACCAGAAGGCAGTTATGAACCTAAAATAGTAGATTGGAGAGCGCCAGTTGCATCATTATTTTATAAGGGTATGACAGGTAAAACAAGTTATAAGGCACCAAGTGGTGAAGTTCCTGTTGATATAATTAATAGAAGACAACTTATGGTTAAAAAAGCTAAGTTACAAGGTTTTTTTGATTCAGATATGAATGTTCAAGATGAAATTCTTCAAATGGTACTTTCATCAAATTCTGGAGAAAAACTTAGAGATATAGTTATGACTATACAAAAAGAACAAGATGAAATAATAAGAGCAGAAAGAAATAAAGTTGTTGTTGTAAATGGAGTAGCAGGATCCGGAAAAACTACAATAGCTTTACATAGAATAGCATATCTTTTATATAATTATAGAGAACAACTAACAGATAAGGTACTTATATTAGGACCAAATGATATATTTATGGATTATATATCAGAAGTTTTACCAACTCTTGGGGAAACAGCAGTTATAAATGAAACCTTCTTATCATTTGCTTATAAGGAAATTGATTTAAAAGAGCCAGTTGTAGGTTTAACTGCTTATTTAGAAGAAGTTCTTAAAAATAATAAAGAAGCTATAGAAGAAATAAGATATAAATCATCAAAGGAATTTATAGAATTCTTAGATTTTAATATTGGAATCTTTGAAAATGAATATTTTAAACCAGAAGCAATTAAGTTTGAAAATGAAGAGATTGTTGGATTAGAAGAAATAGATGAACTATTTAATAAGCATTATAAATATATGCCTTTATTTAGAAGAGGTCAAAAGATAAAGAGAATATTAATTTCTAAAATAAAAGATAAAAGAGATGAAAGAGTAAGAGAAATAAATAAAGCTACTAAGGAAAAATTAGCTAGTCTTACACCAGAAGAATTATTAATAGAAGAAAATAATATAGAATTCCAAAGAAGAATAGCTGTAAGAGAAGTTGTTAGAGAAGTCATGAATGCTAGAGCTAGATTAGAAGCTTGGATAGATAATGATAGCGTAGTTGATATATATAAAGAACTTAATTGTAAAGATGTTTTATCATATTTAGATTTACCAGGAATATTATATTTAATGATTAAGCTTGATGGTAAAAAGGTAAAGAATGAAATTAAACATATAGTTATAGATGAAGCTCAAGATTATAACTATTTACAATTTTTAGTTTTAAAAGAATTAACAGGATGTAGAAGCTATACAGTTGTAGGGGATACTAATCAAAGACTTGTTAAAGCAGAAGAAGTTCCAGCAATGCTTAGATTGAAGGAATTCTTTGGAGGGTTTGTTAACTTATTTGAACTTAATAAAAGTTATAGATCAACATTCCAAATAATGGAGTATGCTAATAAGATTCTAGATGAAAATGCAATAGTACCATTTGTTAGAAAAGGGGAATTTGATGTTTTAGAAACTTCAGTACCTGCAAGTGACAAAGAAGGTCTAATAGAAGTTATATTAAACTTATTAGAAGATTATCAAGAAGAGAATTTTGAAAATATTGCAGTTATAACTAAAGATAAAAATGAACTTAATAAAATAGCACCAGAATTAAAGTCTCGTATAAATATTTTAGCTTTTGATACTGAAGATGTTATATATAGAGGTGGAAAGGTGCTTATACCTTCATATTTTGCAAAAGGGCTTGAATTTGATGGTGTTATAGTAGTAGATTTTGATGACAACACAGATGATTTAATAAAATATATTATGTGTACAAGAGCTTTACATAGATTATCTGTAGTTAAAGTTGAAAGTAAATAA